A portion of the Pseudophryne corroboree isolate aPseCor3 chromosome 3 unlocalized genomic scaffold, aPseCor3.hap2 SUPER_3_unloc_57, whole genome shotgun sequence genome contains these proteins:
- the LOC134984468 gene encoding gastrula zinc finger protein XlCGF17.1-like — protein sequence MKNTKPINQQTGKAGERPFPCSECGKCFTYKSNHVIHQRSHTGEKPFPCSECGKCFARKSVLFIHQRSHTGEKPFSCSECGKCFAHKSHLVIHKRSHTDEKPFSCSECGKCCASKSHLVIHHRTHTDEKPFSCSECGKCFARKSVLFIHQRHHTGEKPFSCSECGKCFAHKSYLVIHQRSHTGEKPFSCSECGKCCVSKSHLVIHQRSHTGEKPFSCSECGKCFAHKSYLVIHQRSHTGEKPFSCSECGKCCVSKSHLVIHHRTHTDERPFPYSEK from the coding sequence aacacaaagcctattaaccaacagacaggtaaggcaggtgagaggccatttccatgttctgaatgtgggaaatgttttacatataaatcaaatcatgttatacatcagagaagtcacacaggtgagaaaccatttccatgttctgagtgtgggaaatgttttgcacggaaatcagttctttttatacatcaaagaagtcacacaggtgagaagccattttcttgctctgagtgtgggaaatgttttgcacacaaatcacatcttgttatacataagagaagtcacacagatgaaaagccattttcttgctctgagtgtgggaaatgttgtgcaagtaaatcacatcttgttatacatcacagaactcacacagatgagaagccattttcttgctctgagtgtgggaaatgttttgcacggaaatcagttcttttTATACATCaaagacatcacacaggtgagaagccattttcatgttctgagtgtgggaaatgttttgcacacaaatcatatcttgttatacatcagagaagtcacacaggtgaaaagccattttcttgctctgagtgtgggaaatgttgtgtaagtaaatcacatcttgttatacatcaaagaagtcacacaggtgagaagccattttcatgttctgagtgtgggaaatgttttgcacacaaatcatatcttgttatacatcagagaagtcacacaggtgaaaagccattttcttgctctgagtgtgggaaatgttgtgtaagtaaatcacatcttgttatacatcacagaactcacacagatgagaggccatttccatactctgagaaataa